A genome region from Pseudomonas sp. S06B 330 includes the following:
- a CDS encoding enoyl-CoA hydratase encodes MTDSAALPVLLEYPLPGVALLRLNRPQATNALSLELQALLSTHFIALAEDPQVRCILLTGGDKVFAAGGDITSMAGVGAIDIYKRHTERVWAPIQHCPKPVIAAVCGYAYGGGCELAMLADLIVAGRGARFCQPEIRIGIMPGIGGTQRLVRAVGKVKAMRMALTGQPISAEEAWVAGLVSDLVDDDQVQAKALELAAVIAAMPALAAEQIKEVILAGMDAPLEAGLALERKANALLFASRDQKEGMQAFIDKRPARFEGY; translated from the coding sequence ATGACCGATTCCGCCGCTTTGCCGGTACTGCTCGAATACCCGCTGCCAGGCGTGGCCCTGCTGCGCCTGAACCGGCCGCAGGCTACCAATGCCCTGAGCCTTGAACTGCAGGCACTGCTTTCGACGCACTTCATCGCCCTGGCCGAAGACCCGCAGGTGCGCTGCATCCTGCTCACCGGTGGCGACAAGGTGTTTGCTGCCGGGGGGGACATCACCAGCATGGCCGGGGTTGGCGCCATCGATATCTACAAGCGTCATACCGAGCGGGTCTGGGCGCCGATTCAGCATTGCCCAAAGCCGGTGATTGCCGCGGTATGCGGCTATGCCTATGGCGGCGGCTGCGAACTGGCGATGCTCGCCGACCTGATCGTCGCTGGCCGTGGCGCGCGCTTCTGCCAGCCGGAAATTCGCATCGGCATCATGCCCGGCATTGGCGGCACGCAACGTCTGGTACGGGCAGTGGGCAAGGTCAAGGCCATGCGCATGGCCCTGACCGGGCAGCCGATCAGTGCCGAAGAAGCCTGGGTGGCAGGGCTGGTCAGCGATCTGGTCGACGACGATCAGGTGCAGGCCAAAGCCCTGGAGCTGGCGGCCGTGATTGCGGCAATGCCGGCGTTGGCGGCGGAACAGATCAAGGAAGTGATTCTCGCCGGTATGGACGCGCCACTGGAAGCGGGGTTGGCATTGGAGCGCAAGGCCAATGCGTTGTTGTTCGCGTCGCGTGACCAGAAGGAAGGCATGCAGGCGTTTATCGACAAACGTCCTGCGCGGTTTGAAGGGTACTGA